TTGATGTtgttaccattattatttttcctCTGTATCACAAACTTGAAACACCAGGCCACAGATATTCTTTTAGACATAATGAAGTATCTTCTCCAAGCGTAGGTAGCTTCAGTTCCTGAACAATGGGACAGCATTTATTCCTACTGTCTCAGGTCCACTCTAGCAGACACCGAAAACCATTTACCATATTGGTTTGTTAAAGAAAGATTCAGCGATCTGAGGATTGGTGGACCCGTGCCTGCCGTGACAGCTGTGTCAGCAGGTATACACATGTATCCACTTGCTAAGCCTTTGGCAACGGAGCGCAGTGCGGCAAAATAGGTAGGAAAGGCAGGAAGCTCGGGGTAGCAACTGTTATTTAGTTACATCCCGGTGGGGGTATGACACAAGAGAACAAGAAGTTAACTCGGTGCTTTTGTCAATGCTGTTGAATATTTGGATTGGTGTGAAACTGCCCCCCCCTTTCTCCCCCCACAGGGCTAGGTGGGCATGACCATGGAGCCTCTAAGCCCCCTGGTTCTCCTCGGCAGCTTCCTTGTATCTCAGTGGCTGTTCCACACAGGGGGCCCCTGGCTGTCCAAACGCCTCACCTCACGGTTCGCCACGCTGAGCcgcacacagagcacagagtgGTGTGCCAGGTGACCCCCTCATACGCATAACCACTAGCTCATAGGTTTTACCGGAACTAAATTAAGAGATACATCGTTTTGAAGATTGTGTTTTGTCCACATGTCCCTGTGTCACATTTTAAACTGGAGATTATCTGCCACTCAGGGTCGTTTCTACAGTCCATGCCTTCATCGTGGGATTCCTGTGCCTGTACATTTTACTTTTTGATGAAGCAACCCAGGAAGACCCAATCTGGTGAGAATTTCTGTATGTTAGATCATCCAGAACTCAAACAGAGGCATACGGGTGACCTTCATCGCTGCTGATTACGCTCTCACCGCTTCTGTTGTAAAAGGGGAGACCCGTCATTGGTGCGGCTGAGTGTTGGCATAACCACGGGTTACCTCATCTCAGGTGAGCGTCCCTGCAACCATTTAAAGCACATCCCCCAATCAGATGCTTCGTAGTCACGTATGTCAAACATAGGTGGCGATGTCACCGCTAATCACAATCGTGTAATAGATCGATCCTTGTATGCTTTTGCTGCATGTACTATGACAAACGTGAGAAAGCCGATGTGAGACTGAACAGCCCATGGGGGGGGGGAtctgtcccccccccacacaaagGACGCCGCATGTTGCTCAGCAGGAGATCAGAGGCAGCGTCTCGTATCTCTTTCAGATCTGCTGCTCATGGTGTTCTTCTGGGACGTCGTAGGAGAGACGTATTTCGTCATTCACCACCTTGCTGCACTTTACGCTTACTACTACGTGCTGGTGAGTTTGTTGATCAAAGGAATCGCACGGCCCTCGCGCGAGTCAGTGATTTGTGAGGCGTGTTCCCGGGAAGCTCATGCCCCGCCCATTTCGCCGTTCTCCCCCAATCAGAGCCCTCTGCTTGAGCGCAGCCAATTGTCGAGGTCCTCGTGAGATAGGTCAGGCATGTTAAATGTGGGAAACTGCAAAACCGTAGAGTCCCTGGGATGAAATTCTGGGTTGCTgtgggacctttagatctttcATGTcgtggttttttttgtttttgccatTTATTACTTTTAAACAAATCAAACCGCTTTTGAGGTTGCCTGCAAATATTTCATAACTGCGTTTACATGGGTCTCATAGTTCTCAAGTCAGTCTGTTTGGCCCTCGGCAAACACTTGGGGATTATTCTTATCCCCAGTCCACTTGAACCAGATGGTGAAAGGCTTCAGAATGCTGATGTGGGGAGATGGATTAAATCAAAACCGAGTTGGCTGAGGCTTGACTCTGAGAACTTAGCTCAGTCTGTGGATAAGTCTCTGAGGTTTCTAAAAAACAAATACTCATGTTGATCAGTGTCCCTTCCCTGGTGAAATACAGGTACTTTAGTTGATTTAAACCATTCCTGTTCTTACGTCTTTTGCCTTTTAGAGTCAGGGAATATTGCCCTATTTTGCAAATTTTCGTCTTCTGTCTGAATTCTCCACCCCCTTTGTGAACCAGCGGTAAGTACACGATATTAAAATCACAAATTCAGCACGATTAACCCAAAGTCTTTTGGCACCAGTGACTGCTTGTTGTTTCCAAGATGGTTTCTTCAGGTCCTGGGGTACCACAAGCTTTCCAAACCCAGTCTTGTTAATGGTGTAGCGATGGCGGCCTCCTTCTTCCTGGCGAGGATCGCGGTCATTCCCGTCTACTACATCCACATGTACTCGGTCTACGGCACGGAGGCCTTCGACAGGCTGGGCCTGGACGCGCGCTTCGCCTGGGTGCTCTGCAGCCTCGCTCTGGACGTGATGAACGTCATGTGGATGCGCAGGATTCTACGCGGCTGCCTCAAAGTCCTGCGAGCCAGGCGCCTACAGGACGCGGCGGTGGAACGGGACGGCAGAAAGgaggactgagagagagagggattagGATTGAGATTATagagaggtttgtgtgtgtgtgtgtgtgtgttcataatctttgatttgtttttttttttttgcaagagTAACCGAAGTGGCTTAAATGGTGTGACATCAGAGGCAAAAAGCATTTGGTGTGATGATGATTAGGTAATGTCGCCCTCTACAGGCAGCAACCTAACATGGTAGCTTACCGTTAATGTGTTTTACTTCGATCAGGTGCCACTAAAGAAATGTTACActttctgtatttattttaaaaggcAGATGTCATCGTAGGGCAAATGTATTTTACTGGTGTTTATAAGGCATTTGCCACTCTAATTATTGACCGTGCCTATTCATACTGCATGTGCAAAGTTTTATTGTAAACTGTAATTGAAGTTTTAATGTAAGCTTTAAACGAACTCACAGCTCAACAGAGTCATTTGAAGGGTCACAGATGAACGTCTGGACAATCAAAAACAATGATGGTGCTTACACTGATCATTGCTAAGCTGCTACGAAGCTAAACCAAACTTGCCTTCATTATAACGGATGCaaaaaaacagcacagcagTAACACATTTTAGCCTAAGGAAGTGTGTCGGACTGACAGCTCCACAGCTCAGGATGTTAACAGTGATGGATTTAATGACCCACTTTACCTTTTACTTAAAAGACAATGCATGTCTATTTAAAATGGTCAAAACTACTTTGTGCATAATGCTTTAGGTTTTAGACAAGTATCTACAAGGGTAAACACGGATGTGTGCATTTAACATACTTTATCTCATTTAAACACTTTACTCTAGGATATAATGTGGATGATTGAATATTTATGGgacaagtttggtctttctccAACGTTTCTTCCTTCAACCTGGGGGAGTCCTTCCCTGCCACTGTTGCCTCTGGCGTGCTCATTAGGGGTCTGGACCCAgttcctgtaaagctgctttgtgacaatgtcTATTGTAAAAAGCGCCATGTAAATAAAGTTGGATTCAATCAAAAGTTTGGCTCAAATAAATTGGACTGTGTTGTGCAGTATATAGTTCCGCCCAAAACCTTTGAGAATGAAGCAGGTATAACCAGCCAACACGGACCCTACATGTTCGAAAACACATCAAAATTAAATTGCAGATTATATATTATGTACGCTCACCCTCTGCAGCGTTCTTGATGCTTTCAGTTCCCAAGGAGCAttacatacagtatacacaccaTAGTATCGCACCAATAAACAAGTTTTTGAAGGAACGTGACAGGGAGGTTGTTCCAAACATCTTGGAGAACTAACCACAGATCATCTGTGGATGTATGTTTGCTCAAATCTTTCTGCCTCTTCTTTAATCCCAGACAGACTCAATGATGTCGAGATCCGGGCTCTGTAGGGGCTATATCTTCACTTCCAGGAGTGCTTGCTCTTCTTTACGCTGAGGGTATTTCATAATGAcatttacattgtgtgtttgattGCAAATATTGGTTGCGGCTGCATGACACCAGTCAGACGCCTCCTTGATGGTACTGCATGGTGGGTAAAGTATGTCTGCATTTCTCAGCATTGAGGACACCATTAATCCAGAACAAATCACCGTCTCCCTTTGCTGAAATGCAGCCCCAAACTAGCAAGGAACCTCCACTCTGTTGAACTATTGCCTGCAAAGATTCCTTACTGTGCCCTTCTACAGCCCTTTGGCGAACAGATTGCCTTCTGTTACAGCCAAATATTAGTACACCAGAGCTCATGCTATTTTTCTGCTCCCCAGTTCCTATGTTTTCATGCAGAGTTGAGATGCTTGGCCTTGTTTCCATGTCAAAGGTATTGGTTTTTGGCTGCGATCCTTCCGTGAAGACCAGACCTTTCCGAGCAGCAGATGGGCGTACCTTGGTCCCATTGGTAATTTTGCCAGTTTTGAGCGGATGGCACCACTGAACATCTAGGGTTAGGGGAGGGGTTTTGAAGAGAAGCAAGCACCATGTGACTTTCATCTGCTCCCAAGGCTGATCGCTGCGTTTACAGCCCTGTtgtctgtgtctttgtgctTCAGAAGAGCTTGTACTGCACATCTTGAAACCCCCACTGTCTGCTTTGTGATCTTTGCCTGGAAGAGACCTTGCATCGACTTCATTTAGATTTCTCATTTGTTCGTTAACTTAGCATCGTGTtaattgacaaaaataaaataataacccTTAGATTTTTCAAAGTGTCCTTTAATTTGCAACATTTTCCCCACACCTGCCCAAAACATCTGCACCGTGCTGTATAGGGATCATCTACCTGAAGCTGTCAATGGAATATAAATACTGCATAGCAGCTCAATTTTCTCTCTGAATAGGCTCAACCATGCTGACATTTTTTGCATCATAATTGCTGCAGATGCGTCACCCCCACATTCTCCACATTTAAGGTGTGAATCTTGTGTGCTTTGAGACATGGTGCAGCCTTACAACACAGGTAGCCCTTATAAATAGGCTAAACAGTTATAAATGGAAGCACATAGCCATAATAAGATAGTTTGTGGAATTCCAACCCTGCTAGACTTGTATTAGAATACATTCCCCACATCATTACACAACCAGTAGCAGCCAGCACTGATGACAGAAGGCAGAATCTGTGGATTGAGGCTGTTTATGACAGTTTCAGGCTCTACCAACTACAGAGGATGTAGGGTTCATCCCCAGAAATCAAGATTCACACAATGTAACGTTTCACACGACGTAACGGTCCTTAACGTTGAACCTCGAGGGCCAACGTGTTGTATGTTGTGAAATGCTTTTCTTGTTCACCATGCTTGTTAAGAGCACTTATTTTAGTAATTATAACCTTCTTCAACCTTCAAGTCATACAAGTTTGGTTGGTCTCCTGCGAGCTctctcataaaaaaaaacaaaaaaaaaaaactgctcaaTGGATGTTCTTGGTTCTTGCCATGTTATGTGGAAACTTCAGAAACTGTTGTGCATTCCAGTTTCAGGATACTACGGCTTGCTTTTCTGGCATCATGCCACAATCATAATTACAACGATAACTATaataatgacaataataataataataataataattccatTCTGATATGTGCTGTGATCATTGACTGACGCTCTTGACTTGTGTCAGCATGATTTTATGTATCACGTTGTTGCCACATGACTGACTGATTGGATAATTACAGTGTACATGCCCTTGTAAAAAGATTCAACTGCCGGTAGTCCAAACTGCTGGATTACAAATGACCCATACTGACTGTTTCATCCAGTAGTTCTATAGCAAAACACCATGTTGctaaagtatttttaaaagtcaaaattcattttaactgcatcctGAGCTGCTCCCAAAGCTGCTGAACGTTTGATTGTTCATTGTCTGTGCACATTGTGTCTGTGAACATTCACCTGTTGTGTTGTTCAACCACTCCCATGTTCATTTGGCCTTGTGCTTGAGATCCTCGTCTTGCTGGAAGGTGGTTTCTCCCAAACTTAAATTTTTGAGCAGACTGGAACAGTTTGTTTTGCAGTACCCCCCCTGTATTTTACATCATCCACCTGGCTTTCAATTTTGACAAGATGCCCAGTGCTGAGGAAAAGCATCCCCACAACATAATGATTTCAACCCCTGTTCCACTGTTTGGATGTTGTTTGTTAAGAAATGTACAGTGATAAAGTTTCTGCCGTACACATTGTATCGAATTTTGGGCCAACACATTTATTGTAGTCTCTCCCTAAACCCTTATCCCACATTACAGCAGGGTCACTGATGGTGTCTACCTAAGACCTGACGTGCTTTGATGATTTTGTCATCTGTAATGGCTTCTGTCTACACACAT
This sequence is a window from Brachyhypopomus gauderio isolate BG-103 chromosome 16, BGAUD_0.2, whole genome shotgun sequence. Protein-coding genes within it:
- the LOC143477593 gene encoding TLC domain-containing protein 4-B; the encoded protein is MTMEPLSPLVLLGSFLVSQWLFHTGGPWLSKRLTSRFATLSRTQSTEWCARVVSTVHAFIVGFLCLYILLFDEATQEDPIWGDPSLVRLSVGITTGYLISDLLLMVFFWDVVGETYFVIHHLAALYAYYYVLSQGILPYFANFRLLSEFSTPFVNQRWFLQVLGYHKLSKPSLVNGVAMAASFFLARIAVIPVYYIHMYSVYGTEAFDRLGLDARFAWVLCSLALDVMNVMWMRRILRGCLKVLRARRLQDAAVERDGRKED